The Vicinamibacterales bacterium DNA window GAGGTGTGCGTCAGGAGGTGGCGAACCTTGATGGCGCGCCAGGCGGCGGGGGCGCCGGGGAAGAACGTGCTGATCGGGTCATCGAGGGAGAGCCGTCCCGCCTCGACCTGCAGCATCACCGCCGCCGCCGTGAACTGCTTGCCGATCGAGCCGGACTCGAACACCGTCTCGGGCGTCACCGGCGCGTCGTGCTCGACGTTGGCGAGCCCATAGCCCTTCACGAGCACCGGCTCGCCGCCCTTGACGATGGCCACGGCCAGCCCGGGGATGTGCTGACGGGCCATCTCGGTCCGGACGATGCCGTCGACCTGGTCGAGGGACGCCGGCGGCTGCCCGAGCGCCGGAGGGACGGCCAGGGCGAGGCTGACGAGCTGAGCGACGAGTGCGGCGGCCGTGCGGCGTGTGGTCCTGGAGACGTGTTCGGTCATGACGTGAGCCCCGTGCGGCGTGAACCCCGCCGCCCCGCCATTATTGGCCGCCGCGCCCCGCTCCAGGCCGGGTCCCCAGCCCCCGGTCCCCAGCCCCCGGTCCCAGCCCCCGGTCCCCGGTCCTTACATGTCAGTACTCCCCCACGCTAGGATCCCGCCATGCGCGCCCGTACCTTCAGTCACGTCGGCCTCACGGTGTCCGACTTCAACAAGGCCGTCCGCTTCTATGCGGACCACTTCGGGTGCCCGCTCGTGGGGGTGGCCGACACGCCGCCCGAGCGGGTGCGGGCGTTCTTCGGCGTGGACCACCCCGCGCCGGCCTGCAAGATCGGGTGGATCCGGGTGCCCGGCGGCGGCGTGCTCGAGATCTTCGCGTTCGAGCCCAGGCAGCCGGCCGAGACGATTCCCTGGAACCGCGTCGGGCTGACCCACTTCTCGTTCAACGTCACCAACCTGCAGAAGTGGCACGACCGGCTGAAGGCCGCGGGCGTCGAGATCGTCTGTCCGCCCGAGAAGTCTCCGCGCGGTCACTCCTTCTTCTTCATCCGGGACTTCGACGGCAACCTGATCGAGCTGATGGATCTCGGCTACATGTACCACGTGCTCAACTGGCTCGGCCCCCTCGGCGGCTGGCTGTTCCGGCGAGGCATGTACAAGCGCTACTACGAGCCGTCGGGCGCCTGAGTCCCCCGGACCGGCCATCCGTCGCGCCTTTCCGCGCCAAATCGTTCAGCTGGTGGCACATTTCCTGCCTGCAGGGTAGCCGCTCCATCCCAGGAGCCGTAGCCCAGGACGAGGAAAGACGCATGAATGCGCCTGAAATGCCCCTATATCCGACCGTCGCTGCGGAGGACGCCCGTCCGCGCCGGCGCCGGCGACTTGCACTTCT harbors:
- a CDS encoding VOC family protein, with product MRARTFSHVGLTVSDFNKAVRFYADHFGCPLVGVADTPPERVRAFFGVDHPAPACKIGWIRVPGGGVLEIFAFEPRQPAETIPWNRVGLTHFSFNVTNLQKWHDRLKAAGVEIVCPPEKSPRGHSFFFIRDFDGNLIELMDLGYMYHVLNWLGPLGGWLFRRGMYKRYYEPSGA